One window from the genome of Pseudanabaena yagii GIHE-NHR1 encodes:
- a CDS encoding YheT family hydrolase, with protein MPHLNYEEAYMLYTPPWHLTNGLLMTLYVALRVSQKWENFTVEPEPIYQEHIFIGANGVPIFGKYAIPPNAKGTIVGTYGITGDLDNQWFLKILGRKAFAKGYAVVLFDWRAHGKTAELSPTLTSDGLYEGEDFIRIANTTKQLGCPSPFWLTGYSLGGQLALWGIKAGETIASWGSDIAITSKDIAGVAVICPSVDSNRSLTYLVKDELGRFLEKAIARELKKLARGMAKIHPETIDRDAVERANSIWGFDNELTIAKLGFSTVEEYYDASCPLYFMPHLQKPTLILYAQDDPMFDPSIVADLEKIAQENSAIKLMVTQYGGHVGYVSSKKCQHQYGDRDRWWAWNRIFEWIESYSIPSE; from the coding sequence ATGCCGCATCTAAATTATGAGGAAGCATATATGCTTTACACACCACCTTGGCATCTGACTAATGGGTTACTGATGACGCTGTATGTAGCGTTAAGAGTTAGCCAAAAGTGGGAAAACTTTACGGTTGAACCAGAACCTATTTATCAAGAACATATTTTTATAGGTGCAAATGGAGTTCCTATTTTTGGTAAATACGCAATTCCTCCCAATGCGAAAGGAACTATAGTGGGAACCTATGGCATTACAGGCGACCTCGATAATCAATGGTTTCTCAAAATTCTTGGTCGTAAGGCTTTTGCCAAAGGATATGCCGTAGTTTTATTTGATTGGCGCGCCCATGGTAAAACTGCCGAGCTTTCTCCGACCCTGACATCAGATGGACTCTATGAAGGCGAAGATTTTATTCGCATTGCTAATACTACGAAACAATTAGGATGTCCATCACCATTTTGGCTAACAGGATATTCGCTCGGTGGACAGTTGGCTCTATGGGGAATTAAGGCTGGTGAAACGATCGCTAGTTGGGGTAGTGATATAGCAATTACATCTAAGGATATTGCGGGCGTTGCAGTGATTTGTCCTAGTGTGGACTCAAATCGATCGCTTACTTATTTAGTTAAGGATGAATTAGGTAGATTCTTAGAAAAGGCGATCGCTCGCGAACTGAAGAAATTGGCTAGAGGTATGGCAAAAATACATCCTGAAACAATTGATCGAGATGCCGTAGAGCGGGCTAATAGTATTTGGGGATTTGATAATGAGTTGACGATCGCAAAACTAGGATTTTCCACGGTAGAGGAATATTACGATGCTAGTTGTCCTTTATATTTCATGCCACATTTACAAAAGCCCACACTCATCCTATATGCCCAAGATGATCCGATGTTTGACCCATCAATTGTTGCAGATTTAGAAAAAATTGCTCAAGAAAATTCTGCGATTAAACTGATGGTCACACAATATGGTGGTCATGTTGGTTATGTCAGTAGCAAAAAATGTCAACACCAATATGGCGATCGCGATCGTTGGTGGGCATGGAACCGCATTTTTGAATGGATTGAATCCTACTCCATTCCCAGTGAATGA
- a CDS encoding ABC transporter substrate-binding protein: MDRRKFLVLGGAAIASIGGCQLSNPFDQRDRLKITGLLGAIPSKVINQFESTSQLKTEFKAENLPSKLWQELQSYPNSKDKAPHLTSLGDAWLDLAIAQSLIQPIAPDLLAKIPQWQKLSPIWQKSVTRNNQVWGIPYRWGATAIAYRSDKLKFNITQWSDLWRSELKLKLTLPDDAREVIGLVLKKIGQSYQQENLAENQEIFAKLTQELKSLHSQVLTYTSDNYLQSLLADDALVAVGWTSDMYKAQRQNPNLKVVIPQDGTALWSDMWVMPTGEVPVTAAAWMNFCLTPVIAAQITALTDAVSPSSELEQVPASVKADPIKFFPQEILAKSEILAPLSQPTIQQYKDLWTKMRAS, translated from the coding sequence ATGGATAGACGTAAGTTTCTAGTTTTAGGTGGCGCAGCGATCGCTTCCATTGGGGGATGTCAATTGTCAAATCCTTTCGATCAACGCGATCGCCTAAAAATTACAGGGCTACTGGGCGCAATCCCTAGCAAGGTAATTAACCAATTTGAATCTACATCGCAACTCAAGACGGAGTTTAAAGCTGAGAATTTACCATCGAAACTTTGGCAAGAGCTACAAAGTTATCCAAATTCTAAAGATAAAGCACCACATCTGACGAGCCTCGGTGATGCTTGGTTGGATTTAGCGATCGCTCAGTCATTGATTCAGCCAATTGCTCCTGACTTGTTAGCCAAAATTCCTCAATGGCAAAAACTTAGCCCAATTTGGCAAAAAAGTGTGACTCGCAACAACCAAGTCTGGGGGATTCCCTATCGTTGGGGCGCAACAGCGATCGCTTACCGCAGTGATAAACTCAAATTTAATATTACGCAATGGTCTGATCTTTGGCGATCGGAACTGAAGCTGAAACTGACCTTACCCGATGATGCTCGTGAAGTGATTGGTCTCGTCTTAAAAAAAATCGGTCAATCCTACCAACAGGAGAACCTAGCAGAAAATCAGGAAATCTTCGCCAAGTTGACCCAAGAACTCAAAAGTCTACATTCGCAAGTTTTAACCTATACCTCTGATAACTACTTACAGTCGCTATTAGCGGATGATGCTTTAGTAGCGGTAGGTTGGACGAGCGATATGTACAAAGCACAACGCCAAAACCCCAACCTTAAAGTGGTAATTCCTCAGGACGGAACAGCGCTATGGAGCGATATGTGGGTAATGCCAACGGGAGAAGTGCCAGTTACAGCCGCCGCATGGATGAATTTTTGCCTGACCCCTGTGATCGCTGCTCAAATTACAGCCTTAACCGATGCAGTCAGTCCATCTAGTGAGCTAGAGCAAGTGCCTGCCAGTGTCAAAGCCGATCCCATCAAATTTTTCCCGCAAGAGATTTTAGCTAAAAGTGAAATACTAGCACCATTGTCACAACCCACAATTCAGCAATACAAAGACCTGTGGACAAAAATGCGAGCTTCGTAG
- the guaD gene encoding guanine deaminase: MQNHTIKGFRASFLDAIADPFYAPEASCIRYFPDGLLVVEQGKVKELGNYTDLQDKYRDLPITHYPDRLIVSGFIDTHIHFPQTEMIASYGEQLLEWLSTYTFPTEKKFADRNYASKIASTFLDELLRNGTTTALVFTTIFPQSADAFFEEAQRRNLRMIAGKVMMDRHAPDFLTDTAESSYIETKQLIEKWHKCDRLLYAVTPRFAVTSTPEQLSNVSKLLTEFPDVYLHTHLSENVKEVAYVEEVFPESAGYLDVYDQAGLVGEKSVFAHGVQLTDQEFARLSEAKAAIAFCPTSNMFLGSGLFKIEKAKSQETPVKVGLGTDVGAGTSFSMLKTACAAYQVAQLRSQKLSAFQALFLATLGGAKALCLEDKLGNFEIGKEADFVVLNLRSTPIMALRNKPIDLEHPPTLAEISDQLFATLIMGDDRAIAATYIMGELAHQK; this comes from the coding sequence ATGCAAAATCACACCATTAAAGGATTTCGAGCCAGTTTTTTAGATGCGATCGCCGATCCATTTTATGCCCCAGAGGCTAGCTGTATTCGATATTTTCCCGATGGTTTGTTAGTTGTTGAACAGGGCAAGGTAAAGGAGCTAGGAAATTATACGGATCTCCAAGATAAATATAGAGATCTGCCCATTACCCATTATCCCGATCGCCTCATTGTCTCAGGATTTATCGATACGCATATTCACTTTCCTCAAACAGAAATGATTGCTTCCTATGGTGAGCAGTTATTGGAATGGCTGAGTACTTACACTTTTCCCACTGAAAAGAAATTTGCCGATCGCAATTATGCATCGAAAATCGCTTCTACATTTCTGGATGAGTTACTGCGAAATGGCACAACTACGGCTCTAGTATTTACAACCATTTTTCCGCAATCAGCAGATGCTTTTTTTGAAGAAGCACAGCGACGTAATTTGCGGATGATTGCAGGGAAAGTGATGATGGATCGCCATGCCCCAGACTTTTTGACCGATACTGCCGAGTCATCTTACATAGAAACAAAACAGTTAATCGAGAAATGGCATAAATGCGATCGCCTACTCTATGCAGTCACTCCAAGATTTGCCGTTACTTCTACTCCAGAGCAATTAAGTAATGTCAGCAAACTATTGACTGAATTTCCTGATGTGTATTTGCACACGCATCTATCGGAAAATGTCAAAGAAGTTGCCTATGTTGAGGAAGTTTTTCCTGAGAGTGCAGGTTATTTAGATGTTTATGATCAGGCAGGCTTAGTAGGTGAAAAATCGGTTTTTGCTCATGGGGTGCAGCTTACTGATCAGGAATTCGCGAGACTATCTGAGGCAAAAGCAGCGATCGCTTTTTGTCCAACTTCAAATATGTTTTTAGGAAGTGGGCTTTTTAAAATTGAAAAGGCAAAGTCGCAGGAAACTCCAGTAAAAGTGGGTCTAGGTACTGATGTGGGTGCAGGAACGAGCTTTTCAATGTTAAAGACTGCTTGCGCCGCCTATCAAGTCGCACAGTTGCGATCGCAAAAGTTATCCGCTTTTCAAGCTCTATTTCTCGCCACCTTGGGCGGCGCAAAAGCATTATGTCTTGAGGATAAATTAGGAAATTTCGAGATCGGCAAGGAAGCTGATTTTGTAGTGCTAAATCTGCGCTCAACACCAATTATGGCGTTAAGAAATAAACCTATCGATTTAGAGCATCCACCCACCCTCGCGGAAATATCCGATCAGTTATTTGCCACGCTCATTATGGGAGATGATCGTGCGATCGCTGCAACCTACATCATGGGCGAATTAGCCCACCAAAAATAA
- a CDS encoding DUF3493 domain-containing protein — translation MSKLNPQQYERLRREAKSPYRGLRIFIYIAFAGSGLIGAIIFLARLIAGNGELEANLGNLTLQIGVLALMIWLYRIDRSK, via the coding sequence ATGTCAAAGCTCAATCCCCAACAATACGAGCGGCTCAGACGTGAAGCCAAATCCCCTTATCGGGGTTTACGCATATTTATATATATTGCTTTTGCAGGATCGGGACTAATTGGCGCAATTATTTTTTTAGCAAGGCTCATCGCAGGCAATGGCGAGCTAGAAGCCAATTTAGGAAACCTTACCTTACAAATTGGTGTCCTAGCGTTAATGATATGGCTCTATCGAATTGATCGCAGTAAATAG
- a CDS encoding late competence development ComFB family protein, which yields MQSCKNAIEELVITEIDFQISHLPQYRRDQINVSEVAAYALNRLPPMYATSKSGWMRQRKKAATEMRSQIESAVRRALTSVKPDALRDSRPLPSQEVANHARSLADLQQILGAENASWLDIPTALENALLTIKLKSSVSNTYMVLSKREAITGKDETVFDRKPPEISWKGRQMRTSTSLAQDAQKARDFQTYMVDVNYQFSNVLEKLVLSLAYHQIQKLHPAIAETVDLGEATAYVLNRLPTMYATTEKGYRELRLRAREVYGKEVVAVLKEAIAVCVETPNLQKVPLPLARFEAELEEALEQIRWILQRDDINWRNAPFIVEECLQKAVSHELEWRKRSDYNYPHHV from the coding sequence ATGCAAAGTTGCAAGAATGCCATTGAGGAATTGGTAATTACGGAAATTGATTTCCAAATTTCGCATCTACCACAATATCGACGAGACCAGATTAATGTCAGCGAAGTTGCTGCCTATGCACTCAATCGGCTACCTCCAATGTATGCAACATCCAAATCAGGATGGATGCGACAACGCAAAAAAGCCGCCACGGAAATGCGGTCACAGATAGAGTCAGCCGTGCGTCGCGCCCTTACTAGCGTCAAGCCAGATGCCCTGCGAGATTCTCGCCCTTTGCCATCCCAAGAGGTGGCAAATCATGCCCGATCGCTTGCCGATCTCCAACAAATCTTAGGTGCTGAAAATGCTTCTTGGTTAGATATTCCCACAGCATTGGAGAATGCGTTACTAACGATCAAGCTCAAAAGCTCAGTTAGTAACACTTACATGGTGCTGAGTAAGCGAGAGGCGATCACCGGCAAAGATGAAACTGTTTTTGATCGCAAACCACCAGAAATTTCTTGGAAAGGGAGACAAATGCGAACATCGACCAGTTTGGCGCAGGATGCTCAAAAGGCAAGAGACTTTCAAACTTATATGGTGGATGTCAATTATCAGTTCAGCAATGTTTTAGAAAAACTGGTACTTTCCCTTGCCTATCATCAAATTCAAAAGCTACATCCTGCGATCGCGGAAACGGTTGATTTAGGTGAAGCAACTGCCTATGTTTTAAATCGTCTCCCCACGATGTACGCCACTACCGAGAAGGGATATCGAGAATTACGATTGCGGGCAAGGGAAGTGTATGGCAAAGAAGTGGTTGCAGTCCTGAAGGAGGCGATCGCTGTCTGTGTCGAAACTCCCAACTTACAAAAAGTGCCATTGCCTCTTGCCCGTTTTGAAGCAGAGCTAGAGGAAGCTCTAGAGCAAATACGCTGGATTCTGCAACGTGATGATATTAACTGGCGCAATGCTCCCTTTATCGTTGAGGAATGTTTACAAAAAGCGGTGAGTCATGAGCTTGAATGGCGCAAACGCAGCGACTATAACTATCCCCATCATGTCTAA
- the asnS gene encoding asparagine--tRNA ligase has product MTSARIIDLLRDGQTNDSYTLRGWVRTKREGKGIAFLELNDGSSLQGLQIVLPQTIDGYETLIKQITTGASIEVSGTLVESMGKGQRVEMQANAIALFGTADPETYPLQKKRHSIEFLRTIAHLRPRTNMFGAVFRVRNACAFAIHKFFQERGFLWVHTPIVTASDCEGAGEMFGVTTFDLNKLATSGKPVDFSQDFFGKPAFLTVSGQLEAEIMATAFSNVYTFGPTFRAENSNTSRHLAEFWMIEPEVAFCDLEGDADLAEDFLKYIFNYVLETCPEDMEFFQERVNNQVMANARKIVDEQFERITYTEAIAILEKSSKTFEFPVSWGLDLQSEHERFLAEEHFQKPVIVMDYPLGIKAFYMRVNDESASDRQTVRAMDILAPGVGEIIGGSQREERLEVLEARIRSVGLNPEDYWWYLDLRRYGTVPHAGFGLGFERLVQFITGMGNIRDVIPFPRFPQSAEF; this is encoded by the coding sequence ATGACATCTGCAAGAATTATTGACCTGTTACGTGATGGTCAGACTAATGACTCATACACACTTCGTGGTTGGGTGAGGACTAAACGAGAAGGTAAGGGAATAGCCTTCTTGGAGTTAAATGATGGCTCGTCGCTACAAGGGCTACAAATTGTTTTACCTCAGACAATTGATGGCTATGAAACGCTAATTAAACAAATAACTACAGGTGCATCCATTGAGGTATCAGGGACTCTAGTGGAGTCTATGGGTAAAGGTCAAAGGGTGGAAATGCAGGCTAATGCGATCGCGCTATTTGGCACTGCCGATCCTGAGACCTACCCTTTACAAAAAAAACGTCACTCGATCGAATTTTTACGGACGATCGCCCATTTACGTCCCCGAACAAATATGTTTGGGGCAGTATTTCGGGTGCGAAATGCCTGTGCTTTTGCCATCCATAAATTTTTCCAAGAGCGTGGTTTTTTGTGGGTACATACGCCAATTGTGACCGCCAGTGACTGCGAAGGGGCTGGCGAAATGTTTGGTGTGACCACTTTTGACTTAAATAAATTGGCGACATCGGGAAAGCCTGTGGATTTTTCGCAGGACTTTTTTGGTAAGCCCGCCTTCTTGACGGTGAGTGGTCAGCTAGAGGCAGAAATTATGGCAACTGCCTTTTCTAATGTCTATACCTTTGGCCCCACGTTCCGTGCTGAAAACTCGAATACTTCGCGACACCTTGCCGAGTTTTGGATGATTGAGCCAGAAGTCGCCTTTTGCGATCTTGAAGGCGATGCGGATCTTGCTGAGGATTTCCTCAAATATATTTTCAATTATGTGTTGGAAACCTGTCCCGAAGATATGGAGTTTTTCCAAGAGCGGGTAAATAATCAGGTGATGGCAAATGCTCGCAAGATTGTCGATGAGCAGTTTGAGCGGATTACCTACACTGAGGCGATCGCGATTCTCGAAAAGAGCAGCAAAACCTTTGAGTTTCCTGTGTCATGGGGCTTAGATTTACAATCGGAGCATGAAAGGTTTCTCGCTGAGGAGCATTTCCAAAAGCCCGTCATTGTGATGGATTATCCCTTGGGGATCAAGGCGTTTTATATGCGCGTAAATGATGAATCGGCAAGCGATCGCCAAACTGTGCGAGCTATGGATATTCTTGCGCCTGGGGTCGGCGAAATCATTGGTGGTTCGCAGCGTGAGGAACGCCTTGAGGTCTTGGAAGCAAGAATTCGCAGTGTGGGGCTAAACCCTGAGGATTACTGGTGGTATCTCGATTTACGTCGTTATGGTACTGTGCCTCACGCTGGATTCGGTCTAGGTTTTGAGCGTTTAGTTCAGTTCATTACAGGCATGGGCAATATCCGCGATGTGATTCCATTCCCTCGTTTTCCTCAAAGCGCAGAGTTTTAA
- the pgl gene encoding 6-phosphogluconolactonase, whose product MARQVEIWNDRAEIANRSLMLCQIAYDEAIAKGERFTIVAAGGSTPKVLYELLASKEWDWSKVHVFWGDERYVPPTDPQSNEGMTRQAWLDRVAIPAANIHAIPTDKDDPAIAAAQYEQHIQEFFGVSASEIPQFDLVLLGMGDDGHTASLFPHTPALKVGDRLVTVGSKDGQPRITLTVPLINRAKEIIFMIEGAAKAKALKAVLAPSGDVNQYPSRLITGNTIWLCDRTAMNQKQP is encoded by the coding sequence ATGGCTAGGCAAGTAGAAATTTGGAACGATCGCGCAGAAATTGCCAACCGATCATTGATGCTATGTCAAATCGCCTATGATGAGGCGATCGCAAAGGGTGAAAGATTTACCATTGTTGCCGCAGGTGGTAGCACCCCTAAGGTTTTATATGAACTCTTAGCCAGTAAGGAATGGGACTGGTCAAAGGTGCATGTTTTTTGGGGAGATGAACGCTATGTCCCTCCAACCGATCCCCAAAGCAATGAGGGCATGACCCGCCAAGCATGGCTTGATCGCGTAGCAATCCCTGCGGCAAATATCCATGCGATTCCGACGGACAAAGATGATCCTGCGATCGCTGCTGCCCAATATGAGCAACATATTCAAGAATTTTTTGGCGTGAGTGCAAGTGAAATCCCTCAATTTGATCTAGTTTTACTAGGGATGGGTGACGATGGTCATACCGCTTCGTTATTTCCCCACACCCCCGCCCTTAAAGTTGGCGATCGCCTTGTCACAGTTGGCTCAAAAGATGGGCAGCCAAGGATCACCTTGACAGTACCACTCATTAATCGGGCTAAAGAAATTATTTTTATGATTGAGGGGGCAGCTAAAGCTAAAGCACTCAAGGCAGTGCTAGCACCTAGTGGGGATGTAAACCAATATCCTTCACGTTTAATTACTGGTAATACGATTTGGCTATGCGATCGTACAGCCATGAATCAAAAGCAGCCATAA
- a CDS encoding ribonuclease D, translating to MKMPAFKIFDNDIDFETLQEYLSCEAIAVDTETMGLIPRRDRLCLIQICNDAEIVSLVRIGLGIKEAPNLKYLMESPELTKVFHFARFDVAMMEAHLGIATHPIFCTKIASKLARTYTDKHGLKELVRELEKVELDKTSQSSDWGNVHALSEDQLKYAANDVRYLLPVYRKLIDMLIRENRYELAKACFAHIPTIVYLDLLGYADVFAH from the coding sequence ATTAAGATGCCAGCTTTTAAAATTTTTGATAATGATATTGATTTTGAAACCCTACAAGAATATCTCAGTTGTGAAGCGATCGCAGTTGATACGGAGACGATGGGTTTAATTCCTAGGCGCGATCGCTTATGTTTAATCCAAATTTGTAACGATGCAGAAATTGTGAGCTTGGTCAGAATTGGACTAGGCATCAAAGAAGCTCCCAACCTGAAGTATTTGATGGAATCGCCTGAGCTGACTAAGGTGTTTCACTTTGCTAGATTTGATGTCGCCATGATGGAAGCCCATCTAGGGATTGCCACCCATCCAATTTTCTGTACCAAAATTGCTAGCAAACTGGCAAGAACATACACTGACAAACATGGACTAAAGGAACTCGTTCGCGAATTAGAGAAGGTGGAACTAGATAAAACATCTCAATCTTCGGACTGGGGGAATGTACACGCACTATCTGAGGATCAATTGAAGTACGCAGCTAATGATGTGCGCTATCTTTTGCCTGTATATCGCAAATTGATCGACATGTTAATTCGCGAAAATCGCTACGAATTAGCCAAAGCCTGTTTTGCTCATATTCCTACAATCGTATATTTAGACTTGCTCGGCTATGCGGATGTGTTTGCCCATTAA